agacgggacagtcaagtggagcatGCGTCTGTCCtttcagtaagtgagtgagacagtagacagcggtgaggagggctgtgcgagtgcatcgcaaaaacacataaatatgcctgacacccgtaaacgaaccagcatctggctgcagtttaaagacttttttgtctcggtcttggtctcgtctcgactttgtcttggtcttgactcggtctgtcttggtcttggtcttgtcttggtctcgataccctctggtcttagtcttggtttaggcggtcttgactacaagtctattcaaaagttcagctttttttctcaaaatgatcaataataaatagaaaaataatacTTTTTACTTTATGTGGCCCTAATACTCCTTCACACATTGTTTGCTTCACCACCAAGAGATGAGGGCAGGAACGTCTGACAACTAGTAAATCAACAGCTTTGCCTTCACACTCATCTCTCCCtttaccacaacagaccggtacactGCTCACTACAGTTCACTGCTGCCAACCCTGCACCATTCTGTCAATCTACCAATGAAGCCAAAAGAACCACAAATCTGCAAAATACAGAGAGATGATCCTGAGGCCACCAAATTGGAAACCCTATGTAACTTTGGTAGTATTTGCAGATATTCTGTCCATTAAAGTTATGAACAGAATAGCCAGAGCAGAACTCTTACAGAGAAAAAGTGTCTTACTGCCAGCAATGCATACCAAGCTTTCAGCATGGTTGCATGGGGATTAAAAAGTGTAAGATTCCCACTACTCCTGAATGATATCCCTCAGGACAACCGAGAGACACAGATCTGGATCCTGGAACCTGGATCTGCCCCAGGGCCTCTTTCCAGGCTTGCCAGACTTCACTGGTTGTTTTTACCaactgttcatttttttctttaatgctgTGGGTTCGTTTTCGCTTGTGTGACTGGCCAGCCTATTGGAAAACAGGTGACACGTGAATGCTATTTTAGTTCATGATGAAAATTGTtcattcttgtttattttttctattttgttttattttgtgttttgtacatAGCAACATGGCTGAATCTCCAGTGGTTTTCAAAAGCAGAGAGCTTTGATTCCAGATCATTGATTGGCTGTTTAGAAATGACGCTTTAGTCAACAgtagagagaaaaggagagttCAGAGCTTGTGAGGGACAGAGTTCAGTCTCCCGGTCATGATGAATAATGTTTCTGTAATAacaatcttttttctttcaggttTCAATGAAACAGTGAATCACAGATTTGTTCTCTTCTTTCTCAGTTTGCTGTGTTATTGCATCATTTTCCTGCTAAATCTTGCTCTTACTGTGATCATCATCTTGGACAAAGACCTCCATGAACCTATGTAtattctgctctgtgttttttgcATGAATGCACTTTATGGAACAGCAGGTTTTTACCCTAAATTTCTCTGGGATCTCCTCTCTCCTGTTCATGTTATCTCATACTCTGGTTGTCTTATTCAGGCTCATGTGGTTTATTCTTTTGCCTGCATCGACGTTTCGATTCTTACTCTCATGGCATTTGACAGATATGTGGCCATATGTCAGCCACTAAAGTACCACTCTATCATGTCAAAGCAAAGAGTCATAAAGGTTGCATGTTTTTCTTGGTTCACACCTTTTTGCATTGTAGCTGTAAATACTTTTCTAACATCCAGGCTGAAGTTATGCAGCTCGTACATTTCCAGACTCTTCTGTGTGAACTCACTTATTGTTACACTTGCTTGTTCACGAGCTGAAACTATCGTTAACAGCATAGTTGCATATATTACAATAACTGTTTATGTATTCCACGGTTTGTTTATTGTGTGGTCCTACGTTTACCTCATTAAAACATGTGTAAAGTCTACAGAAAAGAGGGCAAAGTTCATGCAAACATGTGTCCCACATTTAGTTTCCCTACTCACTTTTCTTGTGACTATACTTTTCGATGTTTTGAATATCCGATTTGGTTCAATAGTTTTACCTCAAACCCTTCAAAACTTTGTGACAATTGAGTTTCTTGTCATTCCTCCTATTATGAATCCTCTTATTTATGGCTTCAAATTGACCAAAATTAAGAAAAGAATCTGTACTgtcatgttttttatatttcgGTGACTCCTGACCTTACTATATGCTAGTAAAGCCCCTTTGAGTTTTAGAAGTTACTtatatctttttttgtttttttacatttttaaaaaaaaaatcactaaacCATGTAAATGCACTATCTTGAGCAAATAGTCAAGCCACATATAGAGTTTTTAAAGCATTAATGTTAAATTATTAGGTGATGCTTAATGTATTGTGAATGGTCACTTGAACTGTTGCATCATCATGACACTCTGTTGAGTGATAGGAAGTTGCTTTTTGTGCCTTAAATCTTTTTATACTTCAAGTTTTTTGGcactaaaaaatacatttatttatttttacatgtaaTTTACAAATTATATATCTCAGAGAATTCGTCTAAGGCAAATGATTAACACCCATTACAAAATGCACTCTGTGTGGAAACTTCACTGACATTTTATGTTCATAAGtgaaataaaagaggaaaaaccTGATATCATCTTTGTTCTGCTTGTTCAGATTTACCTGTACAAGTTTTCGGTGATTTTACTGGATTTTCTGACCAGTTTTATATATATGCAAGATCATTTAAAGTGTCTGAAGAACAAAGGGGGACAATCGTAAATCGtaatgaaaaatatttatttcagagTATACCATAAATGCATAGTGTTATAGCCGTTGTCATATATACTTGTTTTTGCGGTACCTGGAGATCTGCCTGTGACAGAGGTTTACTTGCTTCCCCGAGTTTATTATTTTGTCTATTTGTTTACTATTTTGGCCTCGGCTCACCCTGAAGTGCTGATTgtcctgtgttgttgttgtttctttcctttctATAAATAAA
This is a stretch of genomic DNA from Pelmatolapia mariae isolate MD_Pm_ZW linkage group LG16_19, Pm_UMD_F_2, whole genome shotgun sequence. It encodes these proteins:
- the LOC134645739 gene encoding olfactory receptor 5F1-like, producing the protein MMNNVSVITIFFLSGFNETVNHRFVLFFLSLLCYCIIFLLNLALTVIIILDKDLHEPMYILLCVFCMNALYGTAGFYPKFLWDLLSPVHVISYSGCLIQAHVVYSFACIDVSILTLMAFDRYVAICQPLKYHSIMSKQRVIKVACFSWFTPFCIVAVNTFLTSRLKLCSSYISRLFCVNSLIVTLACSRAETIVNSIVAYITITVYVFHGLFIVWSYVYLIKTCVKSTEKRAKFMQTCVPHLVSLLTFLVTILFDVLNIRFGSIVLPQTLQNFVTIEFLVIPPIMNPLIYGFKLTKIKKRICTVMFFIFR